One genomic window of Trichlorobacter lovleyi includes the following:
- the aroC gene encoding chorismate synthase produces MMRYITAGESHGPQLTAIIEGLPAGLEISPEMLDLQLARRQQGYGRGDRMKIERDRADILSGVRWGKTLGSPVTLVVKNRDWENWLEKMSPLAEHEGQAEAVTRPRPGHADLCGAMKYGHRDVRNILERSSARETAVRVAVGAVARGLLHALDIRIGGVVVEVGGVAAKPSAEPYPQQWAQAAASEMFCCDPAAELDMKRLIDHTKSIGDTLGGVVEVQVLGLPPGLGSHVQWDRKLDARLAMALMSIQAIKGVEIGLGFEAARRPGSKVHDEITWNPARLQQGELTPYQRPSNHAGGLEGGMTNGEPLVVRAAMKPIPTLYTPLQSVDIATHEPYEASVERSDTCAVPAALVVAEAVVAIELAQALLEKFGGDSLDEIRRNRDSYLAGLRNF; encoded by the coding sequence ATTATGCGCTACATTACCGCTGGCGAGTCCCACGGACCCCAGTTGACTGCCATTATTGAAGGTCTGCCCGCCGGTCTGGAGATCTCTCCGGAGATGCTTGATCTGCAGCTTGCCCGCCGTCAGCAGGGCTATGGCCGGGGTGACCGGATGAAGATTGAGCGGGACCGGGCCGATATCCTGTCCGGTGTCCGTTGGGGCAAGACTCTGGGCTCCCCCGTGACGCTGGTGGTCAAGAACCGGGATTGGGAAAACTGGCTGGAGAAGATGTCACCCCTGGCCGAGCATGAAGGTCAGGCTGAGGCGGTGACCCGTCCCCGCCCGGGGCATGCCGACCTGTGCGGTGCCATGAAGTACGGCCACCGTGATGTGCGTAATATTCTGGAACGCTCCAGTGCCCGTGAGACCGCCGTGCGGGTGGCGGTAGGTGCGGTGGCCCGTGGGCTGCTGCATGCCCTGGATATCCGGATTGGCGGTGTGGTGGTGGAGGTTGGCGGTGTGGCGGCGAAGCCTTCTGCGGAACCGTATCCGCAACAGTGGGCTCAGGCCGCTGCTTCAGAAATGTTCTGCTGTGATCCGGCTGCCGAGCTGGATATGAAACGGCTGATCGATCACACCAAATCAATTGGTGATACCCTGGGTGGTGTGGTTGAAGTCCAGGTGCTGGGGCTGCCCCCCGGCCTGGGGAGCCATGTGCAGTGGGATCGCAAGCTGGATGCCCGTCTGGCCATGGCACTGATGAGTATCCAGGCCATCAAAGGGGTGGAGATCGGTCTGGGGTTTGAGGCTGCCCGCCGTCCCGGTTCCAAGGTGCATGACGAGATCACCTGGAATCCGGCCCGGCTGCAGCAGGGTGAGTTGACCCCGTACCAGCGCCCCAGCAACCATGCCGGCGGTCTGGAAGGTGGTATGACCAATGGTGAACCGCTGGTGGTGCGGGCTGCCATGAAGCCGATTCCAACCCTGTACACACCGTTGCAGTCAGTGGATATTGCCACCCATGAACCGTATGAGGCGTCGGTGGAGCGCTCCGATACCTGCGCCGTACCCGCCGCCCTGGTGGTGGCCGAGGCGGTGGTGGCGATTGAGCTGGCCCAGGCCCTGCTGGAGAAGTTCGGTGGCGATTCGCTGGACGAGATCCGTCGTAACCGTGACAGCTATCTGGCTGGTCTGCGGAATTTCTGA
- the accB gene encoding acetyl-CoA carboxylase biotin carboxyl carrier protein, which translates to MEVKDLKQLIKMITETDITEFEMDNAEEKIVIKRGQRTEIVQMAAAPAYMPAPAAVAAPAPAVAAGAAPAAAPAAELAGETINSPIVGTFYRAASPEAAPFVEAGQVVEKGHVLCLVEAMKLFNEIEAEFKCKIVKVCVENAQPVEFGQPLFVIEKI; encoded by the coding sequence ATGGAAGTGAAAGACCTGAAGCAGTTGATAAAGATGATCACCGAGACCGACATTACTGAATTTGAGATGGACAACGCTGAAGAGAAGATCGTGATCAAACGCGGCCAGCGGACCGAGATCGTACAGATGGCTGCTGCCCCCGCCTATATGCCTGCCCCTGCAGCCGTGGCTGCTCCGGCTCCTGCTGTTGCGGCAGGTGCTGCTCCTGCTGCTGCGCCGGCTGCAGAGCTGGCTGGAGAGACCATCAACTCACCGATAGTTGGTACCTTCTACCGTGCCGCCTCTCCTGAGGCAGCACCGTTTGTTGAAGCGGGACAGGTTGTCGAGAAGGGACACGTGCTCTGTCTGGTTGAGGCGATGAAGCTGTTCAACGAGATCGAGGCTGAGTTCAAGTGCAAAATCGTCAAGGTCTGTGTTGAAAATGCCCAGCCGGTTGAGTTCGGTCAGCCCCTCTTTGTTATTGAAAAGATCTAG
- the accC gene encoding acetyl-CoA carboxylase biotin carboxylase subunit gives MFHKILIANRGEIAIRVIRACKELGIKTVAVYSTADADSLHVKLADESVCIGPAPSSQSYLNINAIISAAELTDAEAIHPGYGFLSENAKFAEICEQCGITFIGPSAESMRVMGDKISARQAVIEHGVPILPGTKENVKTVDEAVKIAKQIGFPVIIKATAGGGGRGMKIVHSQATLANAYATAKAEAQAGFGNPDVYIEKYCVEPRHVEIQVLADKHGNCIHLGERDCSIQRRHQKIIEEAPCPVLTPETRKAMGDAAIKAAKAVNYSSVGTVEFLLDKSGEFYFMEMNTRIQVEHPVTEMITGVDLIREQIRSAAGLPLRYTQEDIKITGHAIECRINAEDPFKFTPCPGKITAYHQPGGLGVRVDSFVYDQYNVVPHYDSMIGKLIVHAETREDAIRRMARALDEYIIEGIKTTIFFHKRIMTNKDFIEGNVDTSFLDRIVLE, from the coding sequence ATGTTCCATAAAATACTCATCGCCAATCGCGGCGAGATCGCCATTCGGGTTATCCGGGCCTGTAAGGAACTGGGGATCAAGACGGTAGCGGTCTATTCCACTGCCGATGCTGATTCGCTGCATGTCAAGCTGGCCGATGAATCGGTCTGTATCGGTCCGGCCCCCAGCAGCCAGAGCTACCTGAATATCAATGCCATCATCAGTGCTGCTGAACTGACCGATGCCGAGGCAATTCACCCCGGCTACGGTTTTCTGTCTGAAAACGCCAAGTTCGCCGAGATCTGCGAGCAGTGTGGCATTACCTTTATCGGCCCCTCCGCTGAGAGTATGCGGGTCATGGGTGATAAAATCTCGGCCCGTCAGGCGGTGATCGAGCATGGTGTACCGATCCTGCCCGGCACCAAGGAGAACGTGAAGACGGTTGACGAGGCGGTCAAAATCGCCAAGCAGATCGGCTTCCCGGTCATCATCAAGGCCACTGCCGGTGGCGGCGGGCGGGGCATGAAGATTGTCCATTCCCAGGCCACCCTTGCCAACGCCTACGCTACGGCCAAGGCGGAGGCTCAGGCAGGTTTCGGCAACCCTGATGTCTATATTGAAAAATACTGTGTTGAGCCGCGCCATGTCGAGATACAGGTGCTGGCTGACAAACACGGCAACTGCATTCATCTGGGGGAGCGGGATTGCTCCATCCAGCGCCGCCACCAGAAGATCATTGAAGAGGCCCCCTGTCCGGTCCTGACTCCCGAAACCCGCAAGGCGATGGGGGATGCAGCGATCAAGGCTGCCAAGGCGGTCAATTACTCCAGTGTCGGTACGGTTGAGTTCCTGCTGGACAAGAGCGGCGAGTTCTATTTCATGGAGATGAATACCCGGATTCAGGTGGAACATCCGGTCACCGAGATGATCACCGGAGTTGACCTGATTCGTGAGCAGATCCGTTCTGCTGCCGGTCTGCCGCTGCGTTACACACAGGAGGATATCAAGATCACCGGTCACGCCATTGAGTGCCGGATCAACGCTGAAGATCCGTTCAAGTTCACTCCCTGCCCCGGTAAGATCACCGCCTACCATCAGCCCGGCGGCCTTGGCGTGCGGGTGGACTCATTTGTGTATGACCAGTATAACGTGGTGCCCCACTACGACTCAATGATCGGCAAGCTGATTGTGCATGCCGAGACACGCGAAGATGCGATCCGCCGTATGGCCCGTGCCCTGGACGAGTATATTATTGAAGGGATCAAGACCACGATCTTCTTCCATAAACGGATCATGACCAACAAGGATTTTATTGAGGGTAATGTTGATACGTCATTCCTTGACAGGATTGTGCTGGAGTAG
- the aroB gene encoding 3-dehydroquinate synthase, which produces MKTITIQLDSHSYDIGIGEELLAGIGAACKAVGLAGAAAVVTNPTVAPLYAGVVTGSLQQAGFTPVVIEIPDGEEFKTGATLNSVYDRLLEAGLDRRSFIVALGGGVVGDLAGFAAATFLRGIPFVQVPTTLLAQVDSSVGGKTGIDHPLGKNLIGAFYQPHLVLSDVSTLKTLSERHYRAGLAEVIKYGAVLDAELFALLEAKVDGLLKRDPQLLGRVIARCCEIKAWVVEQDEREGGLRAVLNYGHTLGHAFETLSGYRDLVHGEAVAIGMVQAAQLSQREGYCSVGDVERITTLIQQVGLPTDAPTVATEDLITSLAKDKKNRSGTLQYVCNRGIGSYVFHQFTPAQLAEACCSGR; this is translated from the coding sequence GTGAAAACCATCACGATCCAGCTTGATTCACATTCCTACGATATCGGCATCGGCGAAGAGCTGCTGGCCGGTATCGGTGCTGCCTGCAAGGCCGTGGGACTGGCAGGGGCTGCTGCCGTGGTTACCAATCCAACGGTTGCCCCGTTGTATGCCGGGGTGGTTACCGGTTCGCTGCAGCAGGCCGGTTTTACCCCGGTGGTGATAGAGATCCCTGACGGTGAAGAGTTCAAGACCGGCGCAACCCTCAACAGTGTCTATGACCGGCTGCTTGAGGCAGGTCTGGATCGCCGTTCCTTTATTGTTGCCCTTGGTGGCGGGGTTGTCGGTGATCTGGCCGGGTTTGCAGCGGCCACCTTTCTGCGCGGCATCCCGTTTGTGCAGGTGCCTACCACGTTGCTGGCCCAGGTGGACAGCAGTGTTGGCGGCAAGACCGGGATTGACCATCCTCTGGGCAAGAACCTGATCGGCGCCTTTTATCAGCCCCACCTGGTTCTGTCCGATGTCAGCACCCTGAAGACCCTTTCTGAGCGTCATTACCGGGCCGGACTGGCCGAAGTGATCAAATACGGTGCCGTGCTTGACGCTGAACTGTTTGCCCTGCTGGAGGCAAAGGTGGATGGCCTGCTGAAGCGCGATCCTCAGCTCCTGGGGCGGGTGATTGCCCGCTGCTGCGAAATCAAGGCCTGGGTGGTTGAACAGGATGAGCGCGAAGGCGGTCTGCGGGCCGTGCTGAATTACGGCCATACCCTGGGACATGCCTTTGAAACCCTGTCCGGCTACCGCGATCTGGTGCATGGCGAAGCGGTTGCCATCGGTATGGTACAGGCGGCACAGCTGTCACAGCGTGAAGGCTACTGCAGCGTCGGTGATGTCGAGCGGATTACCACACTGATACAGCAGGTCGGCTTGCCGACAGATGCCCCGACCGTGGCCACAGAAGATCTGATTACATCCCTTGCCAAAGATAAGAAGAACCGTTCCGGTACCCTGCAGTATGTCTGCAATCGCGGTATCGGCTCCTATGTATTCCATCAGTTTACCCCGGCCCAGCTGGCCGAAGCCTGTTGCTCAGGGAGGTAA
- a CDS encoding roadblock/LC7 domain-containing protein: protein MSLREQLTSMLEQVEGAFAVMLMGYDCIAIDEVQQGAAGFDVQTMAVEYGTVIKEIRRTIEVVGAGEMEEITITTANSRMIIRVLNDEFFAAFVLSKEGNLGKARYLLRAKALELVEAVG, encoded by the coding sequence ATGTCGTTAAGAGAACAGTTGACCTCAATGCTGGAGCAGGTTGAAGGTGCCTTCGCCGTGATGCTGATGGGGTACGACTGCATTGCCATCGATGAGGTGCAGCAGGGAGCAGCCGGCTTTGATGTCCAGACCATGGCGGTTGAGTATGGCACGGTCATCAAGGAGATCCGTCGCACCATTGAGGTGGTGGGGGCAGGGGAGATGGAGGAGATCACCATCACCACCGCCAATTCGCGCATGATCATCCGGGTGTTGAATGACGAGTTTTTTGCCGCCTTTGTGCTGTCCAAGGAAGGAAATTTGGGCAAGGCACGCTATCTGTTGCGCGCCAAGGCACTGGAACTGGTTGAGGCGGTGGGTTAG
- the gcvH gene encoding glycine cleavage system protein GcvH, which produces MEFPEELKYSKEHVWLRIEGNRAVVGITDFAQEELGTIAAVELPDEGDQVEQEDSMGSVEARKTVAELYAPVTGTVLAVNEEAVDTPALLNDDPYDGGWLLELELEDRDELKTLMSADDYADYVEDKDV; this is translated from the coding sequence ATGGAATTTCCGGAAGAGCTGAAATATTCCAAGGAACATGTCTGGCTGAGAATCGAAGGAAACCGGGCCGTGGTGGGGATCACCGACTTTGCCCAGGAAGAGCTGGGTACCATTGCCGCAGTAGAGCTGCCGGACGAAGGTGATCAGGTGGAGCAGGAGGACTCGATGGGTTCCGTTGAGGCCCGCAAGACCGTGGCAGAACTGTATGCTCCTGTGACCGGAACGGTGCTGGCGGTGAACGAGGAGGCCGTGGACACCCCCGCACTGCTGAATGATGATCCCTATGACGGCGGCTGGCTGCTTGAGTTGGAGCTGGAGGACCGGGATGAGCTGAAGACCCTGATGTCGGCTGATGATTACGCTGATTATGTCGAAGACAAGGATGTGTAA
- a CDS encoding shikimate kinase, protein MPESIILTGPMGSGKTSVGQLLAARLGYRFQDLDALLVEQAGKSINQIFAEEGEAAFRERETALLATLVGQHGIILSTGGGVVIREANRRLLHAGGLVVNLTATVPVLAGRLARADDRPLLKGDEALEARIERIMTEREPFYADADIRIDTTGKTLEDVAAEILAFYAEKRSGVL, encoded by the coding sequence ATGCCTGAGTCGATCATCCTGACCGGCCCGATGGGGAGCGGCAAGACCAGTGTGGGGCAGTTGCTGGCTGCGCGGCTGGGCTACCGGTTTCAGGATCTTGATGCCCTGCTGGTTGAGCAGGCAGGCAAGAGCATCAATCAGATCTTTGCTGAGGAGGGCGAGGCTGCCTTCCGGGAGCGTGAGACCGCGCTGCTTGCAACGCTGGTCGGCCAACACGGCATCATACTTTCAACCGGTGGCGGTGTGGTGATCCGCGAGGCTAACCGCAGGCTGTTGCATGCCGGCGGTCTGGTGGTAAACCTGACCGCAACGGTGCCGGTGCTGGCCGGGCGTTTGGCCCGGGCTGACGACCGGCCTCTGCTGAAGGGTGACGAGGCGCTTGAGGCACGGATTGAGCGGATTATGACGGAACGTGAGCCGTTTTATGCCGATGCCGACATAAGAATTGACACCACCGGGAAAACATTGGAAGATGTTGCCGCTGAAATCCTTGCATTTTACGCTGAAAAGCGTTCAGGAGTATTGTGA
- a CDS encoding tetratricopeptide repeat protein encodes MQSSTESFWSEIKRYEERLKSDPASYCFAPLAEVYLRAGLLDDALAVSRAGVARYPGYVAGQMALARACHQKGLIDECRRALEAVASAVPDHAEAQRLLARLYAESGQTQAACQALQTLLDFCPGEETARIELESLQRRLTELPHDDELELIELTEADILEELEEAGQPVTPVVPAMPAAAAVVENPWSGVSDALQPTSELEAVWALPEQKLAAAVAPPAEQDPLTTATLAELYVSQGFTDKAVEIYRRIVATDPGNQEAADRLAELERAEAATETEAGQAAVVAADLASAPVNLPSEGAADQQAVVTVLEGWLENIRRLRVCR; translated from the coding sequence ATGCAGTCGTCAACGGAGTCCTTCTGGAGTGAGATCAAGAGGTATGAGGAGCGCTTGAAGAGCGATCCGGCCTCTTACTGTTTTGCCCCCCTTGCCGAGGTGTATCTGCGGGCCGGTCTGCTGGATGATGCCCTGGCGGTTTCACGGGCCGGTGTTGCCAGATATCCAGGTTACGTGGCCGGCCAGATGGCGCTGGCGCGGGCCTGCCATCAGAAAGGGCTGATCGATGAATGCCGCCGCGCCCTTGAGGCGGTCGCATCTGCGGTGCCGGATCATGCCGAAGCACAGCGTCTGCTGGCGCGGCTCTATGCCGAATCGGGCCAGACACAGGCAGCATGTCAGGCGCTTCAAACCCTGCTCGATTTCTGTCCGGGGGAAGAAACGGCACGTATTGAGCTGGAATCATTGCAGCGCCGGTTGACTGAGCTGCCCCATGATGATGAGCTTGAGCTGATTGAATTGACTGAGGCGGATATCCTTGAGGAACTGGAGGAGGCCGGTCAGCCGGTTACCCCGGTTGTTCCGGCAATGCCGGCTGCTGCTGCTGTTGTGGAAAACCCCTGGTCAGGTGTTTCTGATGCACTTCAGCCGACGTCGGAGCTGGAGGCGGTCTGGGCACTGCCTGAACAGAAACTTGCTGCAGCGGTTGCACCACCTGCTGAGCAGGACCCGCTGACCACAGCGACTCTGGCAGAACTGTACGTTTCGCAGGGATTTACTGACAAGGCCGTTGAGATCTATCGCAGGATTGTTGCCACCGATCCCGGGAACCAGGAGGCAGCCGACCGGCTTGCGGAGTTGGAACGTGCGGAGGCAGCAACTGAAACAGAAGCCGGCCAGGCTGCCGTTGTGGCTGCCGATCTGGCTTCGGCGCCGGTGAACCTGCCGTCAGAGGGCGCTGCTGATCAACAGGCCGTAGTGACAGTTCTGGAAGGATGGCTTGAGAACATCCGGAGGTTACGGGTATGTCGTTAA
- a CDS encoding TolC family protein, which produces MKNLLVVVLVLGFGAVTELRAEPVRLTMADAVKMAVEKNLDLRVELYNPAQQEAEYQKSRGIYNPALTLQTSYNDTTSYSASLPAGRYWNRSTQLNGGISQLLPSGATAALGFNNNYLSSDVTSASSGLSSYWQSSLGLTLNQPLLKNFGREPTELTIDTARLTKDASLEKLNTKLISVVAQVRTEYYKLYSLREELAVRKVSLDLARRILSETQARVKAGVMPAMEILNAEFGVASREKELIDAERAVQDQVDVLVQLLQLQPAQGQGVETVEVPSKGRYEVSEQAEIKRALNNRPELKELKRNLELLELQTRVSGNRTRPDLLLSASAATAGLGATYPRDLDRLSSGTYPAWGVGLAFSYPLGNQAAENEYRKNRLKLDQSALQIRNQEELIANEVRSAVRAIEANYKQLDVADRGRAFAEERLRAFVRKAEVGLATNKDVLDVENDLATAKNNQIKAQVAYANAITQLWKATGEILAKEQVRVLTLEPDSLYKSVN; this is translated from the coding sequence GTGAAGAACCTTCTGGTCGTAGTGCTGGTGTTGGGTTTTGGTGCGGTGACTGAACTGCGGGCTGAACCGGTTCGGTTGACCATGGCTGATGCTGTAAAAATGGCTGTTGAGAAAAATCTTGATCTGCGGGTGGAGTTATACAACCCTGCCCAGCAGGAGGCAGAATATCAGAAAAGCCGCGGGATCTACAATCCGGCCCTTACCCTGCAGACCAGCTACAACGACACTACATCCTACTCTGCCAGCCTGCCTGCAGGCAGATACTGGAACCGGAGTACCCAGCTGAATGGCGGTATCAGCCAGCTGCTACCCAGTGGAGCCACTGCCGCACTGGGGTTCAACAACAATTATCTCTCCTCTGATGTAACCTCGGCCTCAAGCGGATTGTCCTCCTACTGGCAATCAAGTCTTGGGCTGACCCTGAACCAACCCTTGCTGAAGAACTTTGGCCGTGAACCCACTGAACTGACCATTGATACTGCCCGCCTGACGAAAGATGCCTCTCTGGAAAAGCTGAATACCAAGCTGATCAGTGTGGTGGCCCAGGTGCGGACCGAGTACTATAAGCTCTACAGCCTACGGGAGGAGCTGGCTGTCAGGAAGGTCTCCCTTGATCTGGCCCGCCGTATTTTGAGTGAAACCCAGGCCAGGGTTAAGGCCGGTGTCATGCCTGCCATGGAAATCCTGAATGCTGAGTTTGGTGTGGCCAGCCGTGAAAAGGAGCTGATTGACGCTGAGCGGGCAGTGCAGGACCAGGTCGATGTGCTGGTGCAGCTGCTGCAGCTTCAACCGGCCCAGGGGCAAGGGGTTGAAACCGTTGAGGTGCCCTCAAAGGGGCGTTATGAGGTGTCTGAACAGGCTGAGATCAAACGTGCCCTGAACAACCGGCCGGAGCTGAAAGAGCTGAAGCGTAATCTGGAACTGCTTGAGCTGCAAACCAGGGTGTCCGGCAACCGGACCCGTCCTGACCTGTTACTCTCTGCCTCTGCTGCAACAGCCGGTCTTGGTGCCACCTATCCGCGGGATCTTGACCGTCTCTCTTCCGGTACCTATCCCGCCTGGGGGGTCGGTCTGGCCTTCAGCTACCCTTTGGGCAATCAGGCTGCAGAGAATGAATACCGCAAGAACCGTTTGAAGCTTGATCAGTCTGCCCTGCAGATCAGAAACCAGGAAGAGCTGATTGCCAATGAGGTCCGCTCGGCAGTACGGGCGATTGAGGCGAACTACAAACAGCTTGATGTGGCAGACCGGGGACGGGCTTTTGCCGAAGAGCGGTTACGGGCCTTTGTACGCAAGGCTGAGGTCGGGCTTGCCACCAACAAGGATGTGCTTGATGTGGAAAATGACCTGGCTACTGCCAAAAATAACCAGATCAAGGCTCAGGTTGCCTATGCCAATGCCATCACCCAGCTCTGGAAGGCAACCGGCGAGATCCTTGCCAAAGAACAGGTCAGGGTGCTAACCCTTGAACCGGACTCACTTTACAAGAGCGTGAACTGA
- a CDS encoding menaquinone biosynthesis protein, which produces MLKIGRIDYANCTPLFMQLEDKLPGETTAIVHGVPATLNARLAEGEIDICISSSIEFSRHADDYAILPGHCIGSVGPVKSVLLFTSRPVEELAGEQLLVTSESATSVVLLQILLAKRWGVTGCSLQTTSLPWQEALQQSPGLLLIGDRALQAASDRAAVHCYDLGQEWNTLTGLPFVFALWLINRTSAKGKERALTHFSQLLEQARERIEPDAELLAARAPESAWVGVEALADYWRHAITYQLDAAHLAGLERFYAYAAELGLIPAAPQPVFYPL; this is translated from the coding sequence ATGTTGAAAATCGGACGGATAGACTATGCCAACTGCACGCCGCTTTTTATGCAATTGGAAGATAAACTGCCGGGTGAGACCACGGCTATTGTACATGGTGTGCCGGCAACGCTGAATGCCAGGCTGGCAGAGGGAGAGATTGATATCTGTATCTCTTCGTCAATTGAGTTTTCCCGCCATGCAGATGACTATGCCATCTTACCGGGGCATTGTATCGGTTCCGTTGGTCCGGTGAAAAGCGTGCTGCTGTTTACCAGCCGCCCGGTGGAGGAGTTGGCTGGAGAGCAACTGCTGGTGACCAGTGAATCGGCAACGTCAGTTGTCCTGTTGCAGATATTGCTGGCAAAGCGCTGGGGGGTGACCGGCTGTTCCTTGCAAACCACCTCCCTGCCGTGGCAGGAAGCGTTGCAGCAGTCTCCGGGGCTGCTGCTGATCGGCGACCGCGCTTTGCAGGCGGCATCTGACAGAGCCGCTGTCCACTGTTATGACCTGGGACAGGAGTGGAATACCTTGACCGGCCTGCCTTTTGTCTTTGCCCTCTGGTTAATCAACCGGACTTCAGCCAAGGGAAAGGAACGTGCGCTAACTCACTTCAGCCAGCTGCTGGAGCAGGCCCGTGAGCGGATTGAGCCGGACGCCGAGCTGCTGGCTGCACGGGCGCCGGAGTCCGCCTGGGTCGGCGTGGAGGCGCTGGCAGACTACTGGCGTCATGCGATTACCTATCAGCTTGATGCGGCACACCTGGCTGGGCTCGAACGTTTTTACGCCTATGCGGCTGAACTTGGACTGATCCCTGCCGCCCCCCAACCGGTATTCTACCCTTTATGA
- a CDS encoding M24 family metallopeptidase, with protein MLKSRRQRLMPFFETHDLDLLLIEHPVNLRYLSGFSGSEGALLLSPEGGWFLCDSRYTVQAAQEVAGLQVIEQAQRQEGIADLVRQSGGCRLGFEAAHTTVSNHQGLAARLPGVTLVGLGQELDAVRTCKDASELRLLEQVAGLASASLESVLPLLQPGIREDEFALQLEFEMRRRGADGRGFDFIVASGVRGAMPHGRASDKTIQAGELVTIDFGAVQNGYHSDETVTVAVGSIGERQQRIYQTVLEAHDRAIAAVKPGISCRELDAQARDHIKAAGFGDYFGHGLGHGVGLDVHEKPVVSPRSEAVIEEGMVITIEPGIYVPGLGGVRIEDTVAVTADGCRLLTKVSKQLVIV; from the coding sequence ATGCTAAAAAGCAGACGCCAAAGGCTGATGCCGTTCTTTGAAACCCATGATCTTGACCTGCTGCTGATTGAACACCCGGTCAACCTGCGCTACCTGTCCGGCTTCAGCGGCTCTGAAGGTGCGTTGCTTCTTTCGCCGGAGGGGGGCTGGTTTCTGTGTGATTCCCGTTACACCGTGCAGGCAGCCCAGGAGGTCGCCGGTCTGCAGGTGATTGAACAGGCCCAGCGCCAGGAGGGGATTGCTGATCTGGTACGTCAGAGCGGGGGATGCCGGCTTGGCTTTGAGGCCGCCCACACCACGGTTTCCAACCACCAGGGGCTGGCAGCGCGATTGCCGGGCGTGACCCTGGTAGGGCTTGGCCAGGAGCTTGATGCGGTACGTACCTGCAAGGATGCCAGTGAGCTGAGGTTGCTGGAGCAGGTTGCCGGTCTTGCTTCCGCTTCGCTTGAGTCAGTGTTGCCGCTGTTACAGCCAGGTATCCGGGAAGACGAGTTTGCCCTGCAGCTTGAGTTCGAGATGCGTCGTCGGGGGGCAGATGGCCGCGGTTTCGATTTTATCGTGGCTTCCGGTGTGCGGGGGGCGATGCCCCATGGCCGGGCCTCGGACAAGACCATTCAGGCCGGTGAACTGGTCACCATCGATTTCGGAGCTGTGCAAAACGGCTACCATTCGGATGAGACGGTGACGGTAGCCGTTGGTTCGATTGGTGAACGGCAGCAACGGATCTATCAGACCGTCCTGGAGGCCCATGACCGTGCCATTGCCGCGGTTAAACCGGGAATCAGCTGCCGTGAGCTTGATGCGCAGGCTCGTGACCATATCAAGGCAGCGGGGTTTGGCGATTATTTCGGTCATGGACTGGGACATGGTGTCGGGCTTGACGTCCATGAAAAACCGGTTGTTTCACCGCGCAGTGAGGCTGTTATCGAGGAAGGAATGGTCATTACCATTGAACCGGGTATCTACGTCCCCGGTTTGGGGGGCGTACGGATTGAAGACACGGTGGCGGTCACGGCAGATGGCTGCCGCCTGCTGACCAAGGTGTCAAAACAGCTTGTCATTGTGTAG
- the aroQ gene encoding type II 3-dehydroquinate dehydratase, with translation MRILVVHGPNLNLLGKREPEIYGTLSLDDINGALEALGAEFESDLGFFQSNSEGALVDAIQQAPEKYDGILINPAAYTHTSVALRDALAAIGLPFVEVHLSNIHRREEFRHHSFLAPLALGQICGFGLDSYLLGLRALFNHIKN, from the coding sequence ATGCGGATTCTGGTGGTGCACGGTCCGAACCTGAACCTGCTGGGTAAACGGGAGCCTGAAATATACGGTACCCTTTCCCTTGACGATATCAACGGGGCGCTGGAGGCGCTGGGGGCTGAATTTGAATCGGACCTCGGCTTTTTTCAGTCAAACAGCGAGGGTGCCCTGGTGGATGCGATTCAGCAGGCACCGGAAAAGTATGACGGCATTCTGATCAACCCGGCTGCCTACACCCATACCAGTGTTGCCTTGCGCGACGCCCTGGCGGCAATCGGACTTCCCTTTGTGGAGGTCCACCTTTCCAATATCCACCGCAGGGAAGAGTTTCGCCACCATAGTTTTCTGGCACCCCTTGCCCTGGGTCAGATCTGCGGTTTTGGCCTGGACAGTTATCTGCTTGGACTGCGCGCGCTTTTTAATCATATTAAAAATTAG